The Silene latifolia isolate original U9 population chromosome 4, ASM4854445v1, whole genome shotgun sequence region tgagagggagtaatTGATTTTGACAATTATAAATTCAGATTTGTGTTGCTCTATATATTTTGTTATGATTTCTGTATTTATGTTTGCTGAATTCTATGAGATACATGTTTTCTTAATTGTTGAACTTACTTTGCGATCTACTGGTGTATGATGTAGGCTGTAGCAGCGCCGCGGCGGGTCCAGGAATTTTTTTCTCTTGCGGGGTCTTGTAATATACAATGCGATCGGCCTACATCATACTGTTGAGTGTAATATACAATGCGATCGGCCTTGTATATCATAGATCAACCGAGCTCATGAGCAACCACCAATCCATCAAGCACCCAAAGAGGCAAAGACTAGTCATACATTACAAATGACAGAGTGATCAATCTTACAAACAAGATGGCAGTGAGGACGGTATACAGAAGAACAGTCGATAAGAACGAAATTGAACCAGACTTATTTCATAGGAGTATTTTACAGGGTATGTTTCCCAATCTCCCCATATGTGTTACATACAAACAGACTTCACAAATCTCCTACAAGAGTTAAACATGCGCAACAATGATGAATGATTCAAGACACGCCACTACATAGGGCAACATCGGCCATAACCCAATAGTTAAGAGAGGTTTTTGCGGCTTTCTCAAATCCTACAGCTTCCCGACACACTGTCAATCTCTCCAATATAGGCTGCCATAAACATATTAAAAAGTTCAGAATACTGAACACTTCTGTATATTGGAGGGTTTTCTGCATTTACTAGAGCTTTTGCCGGTTCTACGACACAATTGCTCTCAGGTACAAGGAAATAAGCACTAGAAATCCGGGATTGATCTTTGCTGGTCACTACTCGGTGCTCCACACTAGGCAGTTTCCCATTGCTAACAAACTGCATCAAGATGCACAAAATGGCAGCGTAAGTCTCAAACTAGAAGATGTATTTTCCTCAGATGACGACACTAGAAAAATCAATAAATCAGGAATAGATAAGAGGGAAAAGAAATCACCTCTAATACAAATCCTACATTCACAACAAATGCATCGGGAATCACTTCAACACCAATCCATTCTCCATCGTTCATCACTTGAAGTCCCGGAATATCACCTTGGAGAACTATACCGATGAGGCCGGGGTCAGTGTGACTTCGAGTTCCTAGTGTCAGACTAGGATCAGGGCAAGTTGGATATTGATGAACGACTAAAAGTTCTTCCTTGCTCAATTCTTTGGTGAAATAGTTTTTTTCGAGTCCTAGCCCTTCACATATCAGCTCCAAAATTCTTAATGCCAGATTCCGAAGTTCAGTAGTGTAATCTCCTACAATATCTCTGAAAAATATTTACTGGAAGGTGTCAGAAACAGGAATGGAGCTATGTTATGGTGCGCATACTGCAAGGAACATGTCAGTGATCACTTGCTATATATTTCCAGATCTATATAAGGTAATCGTGGATTCGATTCTAGGTAAGATAAGAAAATAAATGAATTTAATTTTGCATCCACATTTTTCTTAATTCTTTTTACATGAATTTATGAATTTTAATGCCTATATACTAATGTTCTTGTATATATTTGTATTATCATAAAATGAACAAATACATGTAAATATTTCAGACCTACACAAGATATGAATTGGCTTTGTCCGTGGTCGAAAGTCGACCAGAACTCCTTAAAGTGCTTTTATTTCGAGCATGTGAGAAGTTACCTGAATCCGACAGGTTTCAAAGGCCACTCTTGTTTGTGTGCTTCTAATGGAGAACCTTTGATTCTTAATGTATCCCTCCAGTTATGAAATTCTTCTTTATCATATGCGACATTGCTTGTTAAAAGTAAGCAGTTTTTGTTTTTGTCCGAAGAACATAAATTTACTTTCTCATCAGCAGGCAGCGCAAAGAATTCTTCAAACACACCTCTTGTATCGTCTAATAATGTGCTTACAACACCATGGTTAATCACCTAAATCAcatacatcaacaacaacaacaacaacatcagagccttaatcccaaaatgatttggggtcggctgacatgaatcatcctttcgaaccgtccatgggtgaacgcacgcctcaaaatgcgaataaaaaaagggaagatgaagaacaaaaagggagaacgaaaatgtaatggaaagtcaaggtgaacttaggggttttaaaatcgaattccgtctttcttttataaaaacttaaaatttaaatcgagagaaaagattaaaacgatttttaaaaccgaaatagagttaaggatccggaatgaaccaggtaaaatctataagaaagtggttgttgaaaaagtgtgtaataaaggagaggaaaataaataaattaatttctttaaattaaataaataaaaaaacactaaatctgtcaaaaaaaacatcaaatactaaaaatccacatgtatcctttccctccattgtgccctctccgtcaccatactctcctcaagccccagaactctcatatcgtgctctatcactctcaaccatgtctgtctcggtcttcctctgcctctaggggCCTTTTCTGtactccaagtctccagcctcctaactggtgcgtccataggtctccttctcacatggccaaaccatcttagtcggttttccatcttAGTCGGCTAAATCACATACATATGATCATTAAATTAGGAGTATAACATAACCCTAATTTATCAAGGACTTTAGCCACAGACGCGAGATAAACAACATTGCTTTGGTATTGAAAACAAAGAAAACGGCGTTCTCTGAGAATATTTTATCACGCATCAATGCTAATAAGAAATAAAGAAACAAGATTTAACCTGAAAGAATCCAAACTCTTGGCTAGCTTGCATAACCTGTTGAATTATCTCCGAGCGATCAAGTCCAACGGCCTTCCCAATATCAATGACTGGAATATTCTTGGGCGTAGTAACAACCAGCTTCCCTGGTCTTTTTCCAGGGGGAAATACATAATTTTCAGGTAATTTCGTACCATCTGACCAGCTGGATACAAAATTCTCCATGATTTGTTTATTATCTGCAAAGTATGAATTGCATCCATAAGCAAGGTTTCACAGTACAACTTCCAACTGAAAAGTAGCAATGTCAAGGTAAGAGAATTTAGTCGGAATTTTCTGGTAATGTCTTATTCTCTTACGAAGGGTCAAGGGATGGGAAATGACTCCAATACCAACCTAGACATAAACTAACCAgtaagtcttgcttgtgacggtcacaaacttgtgacctctcacaaaccCTCTCCCACTTGCTCTCCCACCTGCagtttgtgagaggtcacaagcttgtgacgaaaattgtccgtcacaaatgagaatatGGAAAAGAGCAATCTAAGGGCACCCAACATGCAAAGGAGCAAAATTCAAGAGCAAGCTGGCAATGAGAAAAGTATACACAAGAAAAATTGACGAAATAAAAAGGCAGAACAAATATCAGATTACCTGAAACTCTGAAAGTGCTTTGTTGCAAGTCCCAGCTATCAAATCAAAGATGAGCTAAAAGCAGAGATTTCCAGATTCGATCCAATGATAATGGCCGACTTTCTTCTTAAAGTAGGCAAGAGGACAATTTTAACATACAATCATCTCAGTCAGCACTAGTTTGTTTATTCATTCAATTAATTAACTAACCCAATTGCATCAATGACAACTATATAAAACATTATTTAGTTGACTTCAATTCAGTAGTCTAGATTAAGATTACTTTACCTGATTTATTCCAGGAAAGTGGAAGTTTAGGTCTGATTATGAAAATCGATATTTTATTACTTCAATGACATGTAATTATCTAATATTCAAAGATAATGTAGCCCTTTACATGTCACATACAGACAGACTTCACAAATCTCCTTCAAAGGTTCTACTAAAAGATGTGTAGCATTTATTTTAAGAAAGACTGTTACATAGGCTTACAAAAGCCATAGGCCAATAATTATAAGACTTTACAGCTTCTCAAATAGTATAGTTTTCCAACACATTGTTACTCTGTCCAGCATAAGCCACCCAAAATGATTTAATGAAATCTGCATACCGAAAAGTTTTGTATATTGGAGGGTTTTCTGCATTTACAACGGCTTTTGCCGGTTGTACAACACATTCTTTTGCAGGGTTAATGAAAAAAGCAGCAGAAATCCGGGAATTATCTTTGTTTGTCACCACTCGATGCTCCACACTCAGCAGCTTTCCAAAAATATGATTCAGCAGGAATAAAACAAGGCTTAAGCAAATAACTACACACCTGTAACACGTATCCTATGTTCACAACAAATGCATCAGGAATCGCTTCAACACCAATCCATTCTCTGTCCTTAAGCATCTGAAGTCCCGGAACGTCACCTTGGAGAAGTATTGCCATGATCAGGAATCCCTTCAACACCA contains the following coding sequences:
- the LOC141652936 gene encoding protein DOWNY MILDEW RESISTANCE 6-like; its protein translation is MENFVSSWSDGTKLPENYVFPPGKRPGKLVVTTPKNIPVIDIGKAVGLDRSEIIQQVMQASQEFGFFQVINHGVVSTLLDDTRGVFEEFFALPADEKVNLCSSDKNKNCLLLTSNVAYDKEEFHNWRDTLRIKGSPLEAHKQEWPLKPVGFRDIVGDYTTELRNLALRILELICEGLGLEKNYFTKELSKEELLVVHQYPTCPDPSLTLGTRSHTDPGLIGIVLQGDIPGLQVMNDGEWIGVEVIPDAFVVNVGFVLEFVSNGKLPSVEHRVVTSKDQSRISSAYFLVPESNCVVEPAKALVNAENPPIYRSVQYSELFNMFMAAYIGEIDSVSGSCRI